A stretch of Pseudoclavibacter chungangensis DNA encodes these proteins:
- the nudC gene encoding NAD(+) diphosphatase → MSDFMSRLPLARHHTDRDSEHRADPGLLDSLRGDPGTRVLLLRAGDALLRRGADGNPELDLRTVDSLADIEAVVDAFEDRDGGRLVYLGRTTRERSGGTGEPSGTRVVSIDLDEGAAHRVEPDPGRWASLREVANVLDEVDCGLYTEALAMANWHRVNGFSPRSGHRSRAQLAGWVRGGTEEGDLVFPRTDAAVIAAVVDADDRILLGANAQWTPKRFSLLAGFVEPGESFESAVAREVWEESRARIVEPRYLGSQPWPFPASIMVGFTCRLHPDQDPESVRPDDDEIIDLRWFTREEIVDYLGTLPGTVSIARAILEDWYGGPIPG, encoded by the coding sequence ATGTCCGACTTCATGTCCCGCCTCCCGCTCGCACGCCACCACACCGACCGCGATTCGGAGCACCGCGCCGATCCCGGCCTCCTCGACTCGCTGCGCGGCGACCCCGGTACCCGCGTCCTCCTGCTGCGCGCGGGCGATGCGCTCCTCCGGCGCGGTGCCGACGGGAACCCGGAGCTGGACCTCCGCACCGTCGACTCGCTCGCGGACATCGAGGCCGTCGTGGACGCCTTCGAGGACCGCGACGGGGGACGGCTCGTGTACCTCGGCCGGACGACGCGCGAGCGCAGCGGCGGCACGGGCGAGCCGAGCGGGACGCGTGTCGTGTCGATCGACCTCGACGAGGGGGCCGCGCACCGGGTGGAGCCCGATCCGGGGCGGTGGGCGAGCCTGCGCGAGGTGGCGAACGTGCTCGACGAGGTCGATTGCGGTCTCTACACCGAGGCGCTCGCGATGGCGAACTGGCACCGGGTGAACGGATTCTCGCCGCGCAGCGGCCACCGCTCGCGGGCGCAGCTCGCCGGCTGGGTGCGCGGTGGCACCGAGGAGGGGGACCTCGTGTTCCCGCGCACCGATGCCGCCGTCATCGCGGCGGTCGTGGACGCCGACGATCGCATCCTGCTCGGCGCGAACGCACAGTGGACCCCCAAGCGGTTCTCGCTGCTGGCCGGATTCGTCGAGCCGGGGGAGTCGTTCGAGTCGGCCGTCGCGCGCGAGGTCTGGGAGGAGTCCCGGGCGCGCATCGTCGAGCCCCGCTACCTCGGCTCGCAGCCGTGGCCGTTCCCCGCCTCGATCATGGTGGGCTTCACGTGCCGACTTCACCCGGACCAGGACCCCGAGAGCGTGCGTCCGGACGACGACGAGATCATCGACCTCCGCTGGTTCACGCGGGAGGAGATCGTCGACTACCTCGGCACGCTGCCGGGTACCGTCTCGATCGCCCGCGCGATCCTCGAGGACTGGTATGGCGGACCGATCCCCGGATGA
- a CDS encoding ATP-dependent helicase — protein MADRSPDDEPDEPVGLLAALNDAQRHAALALVGPVCILAGAGTGKTRAITHRIAFGIRQGVYDPGRVLALTFTNRAAGELRARLTALGAPGVQARTFHAAALSQLGYFWPHTIGGEAPQIVKAKGKLIAEAAQRVGVGLDPAGVRDLATEIEWRKVQERSIEEYGVAARSSRVLPQRVDADQAVAILRAYEDVKDERRVMDFEDVLLATAGMLEMEPWVTQRVREQYRFFVVDEYQDVSPLQHRLLRLWLGERRELCVVGDPAQTIYSFTGASSDYLTGFEREYPDARVVRLEGNYRSSSAIIGVANAVARHVPHSLQLEVVEGTPAREPVPELTAYADDAEEAAGVVRRIEDDVRSGIPVERIAVLYRIGVQAAPLERALQDAGVPYRVVGQRRFFDLIEVRMAVSALRAAAMQDEGDPLFQSVSRVVRDLGWTQSPPPGAGAERDRWNALDAIVRLADGALEGTTLSTFAAELAARARLQHEPELRAVTLSSIHAAKGLEWDSVSVVGVSDGLLPISYARGMAEVDEERRLLYVAVTRARRRLRLSWARRGGFRDEDRRESRFAAELGTRIRRGIGADADVRTP, from the coding sequence ATGGCGGACCGATCCCCGGATGACGAGCCCGACGAACCCGTCGGGCTCCTCGCGGCCCTCAACGACGCACAGCGCCACGCGGCCCTCGCGCTCGTGGGGCCCGTCTGCATCCTCGCCGGTGCGGGGACGGGGAAGACACGCGCCATCACGCACCGCATCGCGTTCGGCATCCGGCAGGGCGTCTACGATCCGGGGCGCGTCCTCGCGCTGACGTTCACGAATCGCGCGGCGGGCGAACTGCGTGCCCGACTCACGGCGCTCGGTGCCCCCGGCGTGCAGGCGCGGACGTTCCACGCGGCCGCCCTGAGCCAGCTCGGCTACTTCTGGCCGCACACGATCGGTGGCGAGGCGCCGCAGATCGTGAAGGCGAAGGGGAAGCTCATCGCCGAGGCGGCGCAGCGCGTCGGCGTCGGGCTCGATCCGGCCGGCGTGCGTGATCTCGCGACCGAGATCGAGTGGCGCAAGGTCCAGGAGCGGTCGATCGAGGAGTACGGCGTCGCGGCGCGGTCGTCCCGGGTCCTCCCACAGCGGGTCGACGCCGACCAGGCCGTCGCGATCCTGCGCGCCTACGAGGACGTGAAGGACGAACGCCGCGTCATGGACTTCGAGGACGTGCTCCTCGCGACGGCCGGGATGCTCGAGATGGAGCCGTGGGTCACGCAGCGGGTGCGCGAACAGTACCGGTTCTTCGTCGTCGACGAGTACCAGGACGTCTCACCGTTGCAGCACCGACTCCTCCGACTCTGGCTCGGGGAGCGGCGGGAGCTGTGCGTCGTCGGCGACCCCGCCCAGACGATCTACTCCTTCACGGGCGCCTCGAGCGACTACCTGACGGGCTTCGAGCGGGAGTACCCGGACGCCCGTGTCGTGCGCCTCGAGGGCAACTACCGTTCGTCGTCGGCGATCATCGGCGTCGCGAACGCGGTCGCGCGGCACGTGCCGCACTCGCTGCAGCTCGAGGTCGTCGAGGGCACGCCCGCGCGCGAGCCGGTGCCGGAGCTCACGGCCTACGCCGACGACGCGGAGGAGGCGGCGGGCGTCGTCCGCCGCATCGAGGACGACGTGCGAAGCGGCATCCCCGTCGAGCGGATCGCCGTGCTCTACCGGATCGGCGTGCAGGCGGCGCCGCTCGAACGGGCCCTGCAGGACGCGGGCGTGCCGTACCGCGTGGTCGGCCAACGCAGGTTCTTCGATCTCATCGAGGTGCGCATGGCCGTGTCCGCACTCCGCGCGGCCGCCATGCAGGACGAGGGAGATCCGCTGTTCCAATCGGTCAGCCGGGTCGTCCGTGACCTCGGCTGGACGCAGTCCCCGCCGCCCGGCGCGGGGGCCGAGCGTGACCGGTGGAACGCGCTGGACGCGATCGTGCGCCTCGCCGACGGGGCGCTCGAGGGGACGACCCTCTCGACGTTCGCGGCCGAACTCGCTGCTCGTGCACGGCTGCAGCACGAACCGGAACTGCGCGCCGTCACGCTCTCGTCGATCCACGCGGCGAAGGGCCTTGAATGGGACTCCGTATCGGTCGTCGGCGTGAGTGACGGGCTGCTCCCCATCTCCTACGCGCGCGGCATGGCCGAGGTGGACGAGGAGCGTCGGCTGCTCTACGTCGCCGTCACCCGGGCGCGTCGCCGGCTCCGGCTCAGCTGGGCCCGACGCGGCGGGTTCCGCGACGAGGATCGACGGGAATCGCGATTCGCGGCAGAGCTCGGCACCCGCATTCGTCGTGGAATCGGCGCGGACGCCGACGTGAGGACCCCGTGA